A region of [Bacteroides] pectinophilus DNA encodes the following proteins:
- a CDS encoding DegV family protein, translated as MGRVAVLTDSNSGITQIEAKELGVSVIPMPFFINGQMYLEDINLTQEEFYKHLVEDSEISTSMPSPGECIDAWEKLLKEYDEIVFIPMSSGLSSFCQTATMLAEDYDGRIQVVNNQRISVTMRQSVLDAKQYVAQGRSAAEIKQLLEESKMESSIYITLDTLKYLKKGGRITPAAAAIGTILKLNPVLQIQGEKLDAFAKCRGKQAAKKTMISAIKHDLETRFADAAGNKRIHIGAAYTGNPEEAAVWEKEIREAFPEYDLHMDPLSLSVACHIGHGALAITATVYGPELDS; from the coding sequence ATGGGCAGGGTAGCAGTACTTACGGACAGCAATAGCGGAATTACGCAGATAGAAGCAAAAGAACTTGGAGTTAGTGTAATACCGATGCCGTTTTTTATTAATGGCCAGATGTATCTTGAAGATATAAATCTTACACAGGAGGAATTCTATAAGCATCTGGTTGAGGATTCGGAGATATCAACATCAATGCCGTCTCCCGGAGAATGCATTGATGCATGGGAGAAACTTCTTAAGGAGTATGATGAAATTGTATTTATACCTATGTCGAGCGGTCTCAGCAGCTTCTGCCAGACAGCAACAATGCTTGCAGAGGATTACGATGGAAGAATACAGGTTGTCAATAACCAGAGAATATCTGTTACGATGAGACAGTCGGTTCTTGATGCGAAGCAGTATGTGGCACAGGGACGCAGTGCGGCGGAGATTAAGCAGCTGCTTGAAGAGTCTAAGATGGAGTCGAGTATTTATATAACACTTGATACACTTAAGTATCTTAAGAAGGGTGGCAGAATAACACCTGCAGCGGCTGCAATCGGTACAATACTTAAGCTTAATCCGGTACTGCAGATACAGGGTGAGAAGCTTGATGCATTTGCAAAGTGCCGCGGCAAGCAGGCAGCTAAGAAGACGATGATTAGCGCCATTAAACATGACCTTGAGACAAGATTTGCAGATGCGGCAGGCAATAAGAGAATTCATATTGGTGCAGCATATACAGGTAATCCTGAAGAGGCAGCCGTGTGGGAAAAAGAGATAAGGGAAGCATTTCCTGAATATGATTTACATATGGATCCGCTGTCACTCAGTGTTGCATGTCATATAGGACACGGCGCGCTTGCAATAACAGCGACTGTATATGGTCCGGAGCTTGATTCATAG
- the pepF gene encoding oligoendopeptidase F has product MLRCDVAKTDKWSIEDIYEDDAAWQSDYDCFADELNKGLQYRGRLADSAQTLLDAIKIYDELDEKAEKIYVYAYMRLYEDMSDAASQGMAQKAQSLVVKFASEYSFIEPEILAIDENILRGWMNGNLGHYTHMIEDILLEKPHTLSADKEQLLAQASVMQSAPKDIFSQFNNSDIRFADITDENGESASLTNGVYGRFMESSDRRVRKEAFESLYREYAGHINMLAAAYTANLKQAGFYAGVRNYGSSLEMYLSQNNIPVNVYTNLIDTVNRRMELMHRYVRLRKRALGVDELHMYDVYAPMVPDYSMKVGYDEAKEMVLEGMRPLGEHYGRILREGFDGGWIDVRENQGKRSGAYSWGEYGTHPYVSLNYSDRLDDVFTLAHEMGHAIHTYHSNKKQPHVYAGYRIFVAEVASTCNEVLLMRSLLEKCTDNRERKYLLNHFLEQFKGTLFRQTMFAEFEMQTHEALRNGEALGAQDICNIYRKLNEKYFGSDMVLDKQIEYEWARIPHFYTPFYVYQYATGFSAAIAIARSLIDGYKKGDDSAREGYFRFLSGGSSMHPIELLKLCGIDMTSPAPVEAALDVFEELLDEFENGI; this is encoded by the coding sequence ATGTTAAGATGTGACGTTGCTAAGACAGACAAGTGGAGCATTGAGGATATATACGAAGATGATGCTGCGTGGCAGTCTGATTATGACTGCTTTGCGGATGAATTAAATAAAGGACTTCAATACAGAGGGCGTCTCGCTGATTCAGCGCAGACGCTCCTTGACGCAATAAAGATATATGATGAACTTGATGAGAAAGCAGAGAAGATATATGTATATGCATATATGAGGCTTTATGAAGATATGTCAGATGCTGCAAGTCAGGGAATGGCGCAGAAAGCGCAATCGCTTGTAGTTAAGTTCGCTTCTGAATATTCATTTATTGAACCGGAGATTCTGGCAATTGACGAGAATATCCTGCGCGGCTGGATGAATGGAAATTTGGGGCATTATACGCATATGATAGAGGATATCCTTCTGGAGAAGCCGCATACACTCTCAGCAGACAAAGAACAGCTGCTTGCACAGGCGTCGGTTATGCAGAGTGCGCCTAAGGATATATTTTCACAATTCAACAATTCAGATATCAGGTTCGCAGATATCACGGACGAGAACGGAGAAAGTGCGTCTCTTACCAATGGCGTATATGGGAGATTTATGGAGAGCAGCGACAGGCGTGTAAGGAAAGAAGCTTTTGAGAGCCTGTACAGGGAATATGCCGGGCATATTAATATGCTTGCGGCGGCATATACAGCCAATCTTAAGCAGGCGGGATTCTATGCGGGAGTGCGTAATTACGGTTCATCTCTTGAGATGTATCTTTCACAGAATAATATACCGGTTAATGTATACACAAATCTCATAGATACAGTGAACAGGCGGATGGAGCTTATGCACAGATATGTAAGGCTGCGTAAGCGGGCACTCGGAGTTGATGAGCTTCATATGTATGATGTCTATGCACCTATGGTTCCGGATTACAGTATGAAGGTGGGCTATGATGAAGCCAAGGAGATGGTGCTTGAAGGAATGAGACCGCTCGGAGAGCATTACGGCAGGATACTCCGTGAAGGCTTTGACGGTGGATGGATTGATGTAAGGGAGAATCAGGGCAAGCGCAGCGGTGCGTATTCATGGGGAGAGTATGGAACACATCCTTACGTAAGCCTTAATTATTCGGACAGACTTGATGATGTATTTACGCTGGCACATGAGATGGGGCATGCAATACATACATATCATTCTAATAAGAAGCAGCCGCATGTATATGCAGGATACAGGATATTTGTTGCAGAAGTGGCCTCTACATGTAATGAAGTACTGCTTATGAGAAGTCTTCTTGAGAAGTGTACGGACAATAGGGAAAGAAAGTATCTGCTTAATCATTTCCTTGAGCAGTTCAAGGGAACTTTGTTCAGACAGACGATGTTTGCTGAATTTGAAATGCAGACGCATGAGGCACTACGGAATGGAGAAGCACTTGGGGCGCAGGACATTTGCAATATATACAGGAAGCTGAATGAAAAGTACTTCGGAAGTGATATGGTGCTTGATAAACAGATTGAGTATGAATGGGCAAGAATACCGCATTTTTATACGCCTTTTTATGTATATCAGTATGCAACGGGCTTTTCGGCAGCAATTGCTATAGCCCGGTCACTTATTGACGGTTATAAGAAGGGGGATGACAGTGCCCGTGAGGGATATTTCAGATTCCTTTCGGGCGGCAGCTCTATGCATCCGATTGAACTTCTTAAGCTGTGCGGCATAGATATGACATCACCGGCTCCTGTCGAGGCCGCATTGGATGTATTTGAGGAGTTGTTGGATGAATTTGAAAATGGAATCTGA
- a CDS encoding glycosyltransferase family 39 protein — MNLKMESEGMKCGMVLDKIYRYTVGMLMIVITGVLFAMALCGTSFISQSEHTTYRADNFIVQLAAVLAVTAITFAAVRIKKQPEFRKAAAAACVLLGIFLFALIVGTQMAPGSDSGMICAVARRIIRNDLSEDFTQTTIRYMQKYPNQNGMVVFIWALFNFIGTDNYIALQLINLAALFIAYYYIYRLIKEVFGEDIAAVSVIVMCMFLPFSIYVMFVYGTMLGMACAMAACYMLVRFVRDGHMRHGVLSAVMVALACVFKSNYMIVFAALLITELITLIKTRSRKMLAAAVLMTALNMMVSPLTSAAYTAISGDAASDGVPHLAWVAMGLQESPGRAEGWYNGYNDRVYADNNGDTAAESQQCREYLRQRIPYMLKNPAYTVKFFAKKTASQWNNPTFECFTFIGDMQTANHKVMPSMEAIYTDGTSVNSLLIKFMNIMQSVILGGAFAYFVLNFKRSDLQELIYALIFVGGFLFHFMWEAKCQYTVVYILLLIPYAVMGYNAMCRRLQERGR; from the coding sequence ATGAATTTGAAAATGGAATCTGAAGGAATGAAATGTGGTATGGTTCTCGATAAAATATACAGGTATACTGTCGGAATGCTTATGATTGTTATTACGGGTGTACTGTTCGCAATGGCATTGTGCGGTACGTCATTCATATCCCAAAGTGAGCATACGACATACAGGGCAGACAATTTTATTGTGCAGCTTGCAGCAGTACTTGCCGTTACCGCAATTACATTTGCTGCCGTCAGGATTAAGAAGCAGCCGGAATTTAGAAAAGCCGCAGCTGCGGCATGTGTACTGCTTGGAATTTTTCTGTTTGCGCTTATAGTCGGAACTCAGATGGCACCCGGTTCGGATTCGGGAATGATATGTGCGGTCGCAAGACGGATAATACGCAATGACCTGTCGGAAGATTTTACACAGACAACGATTCGGTATATGCAGAAGTATCCCAACCAGAATGGAATGGTTGTATTTATATGGGCACTGTTTAATTTTATCGGAACGGACAATTATATTGCACTTCAGCTGATTAATCTTGCAGCACTTTTTATTGCATATTACTACATATACAGACTTATAAAGGAAGTGTTTGGCGAAGATATTGCAGCGGTAAGCGTTATTGTCATGTGTATGTTCCTGCCGTTTTCAATATATGTCATGTTTGTCTATGGAACGATGCTCGGAATGGCATGCGCCATGGCGGCGTGCTATATGCTTGTACGTTTTGTCAGAGACGGACATATGAGGCATGGCGTGCTGTCAGCAGTCATGGTGGCACTTGCATGCGTATTCAAGTCTAATTATATGATTGTGTTTGCAGCACTCCTCATTACAGAGCTGATTACACTGATTAAGACAAGAAGCAGGAAGATGCTCGCAGCAGCAGTGCTTATGACAGCACTTAATATGATGGTAAGTCCGCTTACATCAGCTGCATATACTGCAATATCCGGCGATGCCGCAAGTGACGGAGTACCGCATCTTGCATGGGTTGCAATGGGACTTCAGGAAAGCCCCGGCAGGGCAGAGGGCTGGTATAACGGATATAACGACAGGGTATATGCGGATAATAATGGGGATACGGCGGCTGAGTCACAGCAGTGCAGGGAATATCTCAGACAGAGAATTCCTTATATGTTAAAAAATCCTGCATATACAGTTAAGTTCTTTGCAAAAAAGACGGCATCGCAGTGGAATAATCCTACATTTGAATGTTTTACGTTTATTGGGGACATGCAGACTGCCAATCATAAAGTAATGCCATCAATGGAAGCTATATATACTGACGGTACTTCAGTTAACAGCCTGCTTATAAAATTTATGAATATAATGCAGAGTGTGATACTGGGTGGTGCATTCGCATATTTCGTACTTAATTTTAAAAGGTCAGACTTACAGGAACTTATATATGCACTCATATTTGTCGGCGGCTTTTTGTTTCATTTTATGTGGGAAGCCAAATGCCAATATACGGTTGTATACATTTTACTATTGATACCTTACGCAGTTATGGGATATAATGCCATGTGTAGAAGACTACAGGAACGGGGTAGATAA
- a CDS encoding HD domain-containing protein, which translates to MPCVEDYRNGVDKGMGISTCKGIYEIIRRTLSMVNRNIVNHGEVVGYIVSKMLEYERVYTHAEIVNYTMVAMLHDIGMYREENIKNVADFENIVVWEHSVYGYLFLKYFTPLGNLADIVLYHHLAYKKLKTVESKHEHITECLALADQMDTYMQQKSGMMDKSYFINNVDVRFSRAALELFFKADARYGILKHLSDGSYKDEINELLDKFELNERERRAYLDMLVYTIDFRSEFTVIHTMSTVNFAQQLGRLMRLSSVDLKNLYYGALLHDLGKLAIPVEILESPGRLNDADMEIMRSHVTITREILDGIVDDAIRDIAARHHEKLDGSGYPAGLTEKDLTFPQQIVAVADILSALYGKRSYKESFDADKIKDILRSDADNGKISRRAVDCLMRNYDTIIKNYEKEKANTVGLYLMIKQKYDEIIPGFRALGNN; encoded by the coding sequence ATGCCATGTGTAGAAGACTACAGGAACGGGGTAGATAAGGGAATGGGAATTTCCACATGCAAGGGCATATATGAAATCATAAGAAGAACACTTTCCATGGTTAACCGCAATATAGTCAATCACGGAGAAGTGGTAGGATATATAGTTTCAAAGATGCTGGAGTACGAAAGAGTATATACACATGCTGAGATAGTCAACTATACAATGGTTGCAATGCTTCATGATATAGGAATGTACCGCGAGGAGAATATTAAGAATGTAGCCGATTTCGAGAATATTGTTGTATGGGAACATTCTGTTTACGGATATCTTTTCCTTAAGTATTTTACACCTCTTGGCAATCTTGCGGATATCGTGCTGTATCACCATCTGGCTTATAAGAAGCTGAAAACGGTTGAGTCAAAGCATGAGCATATAACAGAATGTCTTGCACTCGCTGATCAGATGGATACATATATGCAGCAGAAGAGCGGGATGATGGATAAGTCATATTTTATTAATAATGTGGATGTCAGATTCTCAAGAGCTGCGCTTGAATTATTCTTCAAGGCGGATGCCCGGTACGGAATACTTAAACATCTGTCTGACGGAAGCTATAAGGATGAGATTAATGAACTGCTGGACAAGTTTGAACTTAACGAGCGTGAGAGAAGGGCATATCTTGATATGCTTGTATATACAATCGATTTCCGAAGCGAATTTACCGTAATACATACGATGTCAACAGTCAATTTTGCGCAGCAGCTCGGACGCCTTATGAGACTGTCAAGTGTTGACCTTAAGAATCTGTACTATGGTGCACTGCTTCATGACCTTGGCAAGCTTGCAATTCCGGTTGAGATACTTGAGTCGCCGGGAAGACTTAACGATGCCGATATGGAGATTATGCGTTCACATGTTACAATAACAAGAGAGATTCTTGACGGAATAGTGGATGATGCCATAAGGGATATTGCGGCGAGGCATCATGAGAAGCTTGACGGTTCGGGATATCCGGCAGGACTTACAGAGAAAGATCTGACATTCCCGCAGCAGATAGTAGCTGTGGCAGATATACTCAGCGCACTCTATGGCAAGAGGAGCTATAAAGAAAGCTTTGATGCAGACAAGATAAAAGATATATTAAGAAGTGATGCGGATAACGGCAAGATAAGCCGGAGGGCTGTAGACTGTCTTATGCGTAATTACGATACGATTATAAAGAATTATGAGAAAGAGAAGGCTAATACAGTCGGTCTTTATCTCATGATTAAGCAGAAGTATGACGAGATTATTCCGGGCTTCAGGGCACTTGGCAATAATTGA
- the dusB gene encoding tRNA dihydrouridine synthase DusB: protein MFIGNVEIKNNVILAPMAGVTDLPFRLLCKEQGCGMLYSEMVSAKAIMYNNRNTDELLKVRPEENPVAVQLFGSDPQIMADMAKRIEELPFDTIDVNMGCPVPKVVNNGEGSALMKNPLLVGQIVSAMAKAVKKPVTVKIRKGFNDDMINAPEIAHIIEESGGACVAVHGRTREQYYTGKADWDIIRQVKQRVHIPVIGNGDITDALSARAMLDETGCDAVMIGRAARGNPWIFREVSEYLQNGTIPQRPSDEDVRNMILRHARLLVECKGEFTGIREMRKHFAWYTAGFPNSSMLRNQVNFIESLEALEELVKNVKKL from the coding sequence ATGTTTATAGGTAATGTTGAGATTAAGAATAATGTGATTCTGGCACCGATGGCAGGCGTAACCGACCTGCCATTCAGACTGTTATGCAAGGAACAGGGCTGTGGAATGCTCTATTCCGAAATGGTAAGTGCCAAGGCCATAATGTATAATAACAGAAATACGGATGAACTTCTTAAGGTAAGACCTGAGGAGAACCCGGTAGCTGTCCAGTTATTCGGATCTGATCCGCAGATTATGGCTGATATGGCTAAGAGAATTGAGGAGCTGCCATTTGATACGATAGATGTCAATATGGGCTGTCCGGTACCTAAGGTGGTTAATAACGGAGAAGGCTCCGCACTTATGAAGAATCCGCTGCTTGTCGGGCAGATAGTGAGTGCAATGGCAAAAGCCGTGAAGAAGCCGGTAACCGTGAAGATACGCAAGGGCTTTAATGATGATATGATTAATGCGCCTGAGATTGCCCACATAATTGAAGAATCCGGAGGAGCATGTGTTGCCGTACACGGAAGAACAAGAGAGCAGTATTATACCGGTAAGGCAGACTGGGACATTATAAGACAGGTAAAGCAAAGAGTGCATATTCCGGTTATCGGTAACGGAGACATAACGGATGCGCTGTCTGCCAGAGCCATGCTTGATGAGACCGGCTGTGATGCCGTAATGATAGGAAGAGCTGCGAGAGGTAATCCATGGATATTCAGGGAGGTGTCGGAATATCTTCAGAATGGTACAATACCACAGCGTCCATCGGATGAAGATGTCCGTAATATGATACTCAGGCATGCCAGACTACTTGTGGAATGTAAGGGCGAGTTTACCGGAATAAGAGAGATGAGGAAGCATTTTGCCTGGTACACGGCGGGCTTTCCCAATTCGTCGATGCTGCGCAATCAGGTCAACTTTATAGAGAGCCTTGAAGCCCTTGAAGAGCTCGTTAAGAATGTTAAAAAACTATGA
- a CDS encoding cold shock domain-containing protein, producing MKGTVKWFNNQKGYGFISDESGNDVFVHYSGLNMEGFKSLDEGAEVEFDVVNGAKGPQATNVTKL from the coding sequence ATGAAAGGTACAGTAAAGTGGTTTAACAACCAGAAGGGTTACGGCTTCATCTCAGACGAGTCAGGTAACGATGTATTCGTTCACTACTCAGGACTTAACATGGAAGGCTTCAAGTCACTTGACGAGGGCGCTGAGGTAGAGTTCGACGTAGTTAATGGCGCTAAGGGACCACAGGCTACTAACGTAACAAAGTTATAA